A single genomic interval of Lathyrus oleraceus cultivar Zhongwan6 chromosome 7, CAAS_Psat_ZW6_1.0, whole genome shotgun sequence harbors:
- the LOC127102748 gene encoding uncharacterized protein LOC127102748 produces the protein MGTGLIWIPTNPRGAERLPPRIIESQSDLYLRRLWGLPHHDLSIEPKYLVSFTVGYDQRNNIHDSIKKFSENFTIVLFHYDDRISEWNQFEWSKRAIHISASKQTKWWYAKRFLHPDIVASYDYIFIWDEDLGLEHFDAEEYLKMVKKHGLEISQPAVDQSSSYTWQMTKKRDNVEVHKEAEEKDGWCSSPPAPPCAAFVEIMAPVFSRDAWRCVWHMIQNDLVHGWGLDFALRKCVESAHDKIGVVDSQWIIHKSIPSLNKQGQADSGREPWEGVRERCHEEWEMFKSRMAYAENKMKLDI, from the exons ATGGGCACTGGATTA ATTTGGATACCTACGAATCCTCGAGGAGCTGAAAGGTTACCCCCTAGAATTATCGAATCTCAATCAGATTTGTATCTTCGTCGGTTATGGGGTCTACCACATCAT GACCTAAGCATAGAACCAAAGTATCTCGTAAGTTTTACCGTTGGTTATGATCAGAGAAACAACATCCATGATTCAATAAAAAAG TTCTCTGAAAACTTCACTATTGTGTTATTCCACTATGATGATCGTATTAGTGAGTGGAATCAGTTTGAGTGGTCAAAGAGAGCAATCCATATCAGTGCTAGCAAGCAAACTAAATG GTGGTATGCTAAACGGTTTCTACATCCTGACATTGTGGCCTCCTATGATTATATCTTTATTTGGGACGAAGATCTAGGGTTGGAGCATTTCGATGCAGAAGA GTATTTAAAAATGGTAAAGAAACATGGTTTGGAGATCTCACAGCCTGCTGTAGACCAAAGTAGTAGTTATACATGGCAAATGACAAAAAAAAGGGATAATGTAGAAGTCCATAA AGAAGCTGAGGAGAAAGATGGTTGGTGTTCTAGTCCACCTGCGCCACCTTGTGCTGC ATTTGTCGAGATCATGGCTCCTGTATTTTCTAGAGATGCATGGCGTTGTGTATGGCATATGATACAG AATGACCTAGTTCATGGATGGGGTCTTGATTTCGCTCTCAGAAAATGTGTGGAG TCTGCTCATGATAAAATAGGAGTTGTTGATAGTCAATGGATTATCCACAAAAGTATTCCTTCCCTTAACAAACAAGGGCAAGCAGATAGTGGAAGAGAACCGTGGGAAGGG GTGAGAGAAAGGTGTCATGAAGAATGGGAAATGTTCAAAAGCCGTATGGCTTATgcagaaaataaaatgaaattggATATATAG